Proteins from a genomic interval of Aureimonas sp. AU20:
- the ccmB gene encoding heme exporter protein CcmB, producing the protein MGALFRRDLALLLSGSGGGAPGVVFFLAVVAVIPFGVGPDLQLLSRIGPAFLWIGALLSTLLSLDRLFQADREDGTLDLLLAGPLPLPLVVLAKSAALWVASCLPLVLAAPFLGLLLALPPLALGATALTLLVGTPALVLIGAVGAAVAASLPRGGVLVSVLTLPLAIPVLIFGVAATNGAIGDLAPFRAPFLILCALTLFYGVLGPLAAALALRQSAD; encoded by the coding sequence ATGGGCGCGCTGTTTCGGCGCGACCTCGCGCTGCTTCTCTCCGGGTCGGGCGGCGGCGCGCCGGGCGTCGTGTTCTTTCTGGCGGTGGTGGCCGTCATTCCCTTCGGCGTCGGGCCGGATCTCCAGCTCCTGTCGCGCATCGGCCCGGCCTTTCTCTGGATCGGCGCGCTGCTTTCCACGCTTCTCTCGCTCGACCGCCTGTTCCAGGCCGATCGCGAGGACGGCACGCTCGACCTGCTGCTCGCCGGCCCGCTGCCGCTGCCGCTGGTGGTGCTGGCCAAATCCGCCGCGCTCTGGGTCGCGTCCTGCCTGCCGCTGGTGCTCGCCGCGCCTTTTCTCGGCCTGCTCCTGGCGCTGCCGCCGCTGGCGCTGGGCGCCACGGCGCTAACGCTTCTCGTCGGCACGCCCGCCCTGGTGCTGATCGGGGCGGTGGGCGCGGCGGTGGCGGCCAGCCTGCCGCGCGGCGGCGTGCTCGTTTCCGTGCTCACCCTGCCGCTCGCCATTCCCGTGCTGATCTTCGGCGTCGCGGCCACCAACGGGGCGATCGGTGACCTCGCGCCGTTTCGCGCGCCCTTCCTAATCCTTTGCGCCCTCACGCTTTTCTACGGCGTGCTCGGCCCGCTCGCAGCCGCGCTCGCCCTTCGCCAATCCGCCGACTGA
- a CDS encoding GNAT family N-acetyltransferase produces the protein MPRFDPALYSFHRETPEADDYRRLRAVSGLSPKSEEAARRGLPNTLHAVVVRFEDRAVAMGRVVGDGGAFFQIVDMAVEPAHQGRGIGKAIFAALMDWLHENAPDSAYVSLIADGAARHLYAQFGFEPVMPASIGMALRVQAR, from the coding sequence ATGCCTCGCTTCGACCCCGCGCTCTATTCCTTCCATCGCGAGACGCCGGAGGCCGACGACTATCGCCGCCTTCGCGCCGTGTCCGGCCTCAGCCCCAAGAGCGAGGAGGCCGCGCGGCGCGGGCTGCCGAACACGCTCCACGCCGTGGTGGTGCGTTTCGAGGACCGGGCCGTCGCTATGGGCCGGGTGGTCGGCGATGGCGGCGCCTTCTTCCAGATCGTGGACATGGCGGTGGAGCCTGCGCACCAAGGGCGGGGGATCGGCAAGGCGATCTTCGCCGCGCTGATGGACTGGCTCCACGAAAACGCCCCGGACAGCGCCTATGTCAGCCTGATCGCCGACGGCGCCGCCCGGCATCTCTACGCCCAGTTCGGCTTCGAGCCCGTCATGCCCGCCTCGATCGGCATGGCGCTGCGCGTCCAGGCGCGCTGA
- a CDS encoding heme ABC transporter permease, translated as MSDLAARPSRFALLANPTRFLDLSGRVQPWLYAVALGLLAVGLTMGLRAPEDYQQGATVRILFIHVPFAWIAMMGWTVMSASALGLLVWRHPIAEVSIRAAAPIGAVFTFLCLFTGSVWGRPMWGTWWVWDARLTSVFVLFLLYLGLIALTRAFEEPQRAGRMAAVFVLVGFLLIPVIKFSVDWWSTLHQPASVLRLGGSTLDAAYLHPLLVCAAGFSTLFFALHLTAMRTEIRRRRLRNLERRRLGQTGA; from the coding sequence ATGAGCGATCTTGCCGCCCGCCCCTCGCGCTTCGCGCTTCTGGCCAACCCGACGCGGTTCCTGGACCTGTCGGGCCGCGTCCAGCCCTGGCTCTATGCCGTGGCGCTGGGCCTCCTGGCCGTCGGGCTGACGATGGGCCTCCGGGCGCCGGAGGATTATCAGCAGGGCGCCACGGTGCGCATTCTCTTCATCCACGTGCCCTTCGCCTGGATCGCGATGATGGGCTGGACGGTCATGTCGGCCTCGGCGCTCGGTCTTCTCGTCTGGCGCCATCCGATCGCCGAAGTCTCGATCCGCGCCGCCGCGCCGATCGGCGCCGTGTTCACGTTTTTGTGCCTCTTCACCGGCTCGGTCTGGGGCCGGCCGATGTGGGGGACGTGGTGGGTCTGGGACGCGCGGCTGACCTCGGTCTTCGTCCTGTTCCTGCTTTATCTCGGGCTGATCGCGCTGACCCGCGCCTTCGAGGAGCCCCAGCGGGCCGGCCGCATGGCGGCGGTCTTCGTGCTGGTCGGCTTCCTCCTGATCCCGGTCATCAAGTTCTCGGTGGACTGGTGGTCGACGCTGCACCAGCCCGCCAGCGTCCTGCGCCTAGGCGGCTCGACGCTGGACGCGGCCTATCTCCATCCGCTGCTCGTTTGCGCCGCCGGCTTCTCGACCCTCTTCTTCGCGCTGCATCTCACCGCCATGCGCACGGAAATCCGCCGCCGCCGCCTGCGCAATCTCGAGCGCCGCCGCCTCGGCCAGACGGGAGCCTGA
- the ccmD gene encoding heme exporter protein CcmD yields the protein MQASYFGFIAAAYAMAALALGGLGLWIFLDARQVARRLKGFEGEGRGAKR from the coding sequence ATGCAGGCCAGCTATTTCGGCTTCATCGCCGCCGCCTATGCCATGGCGGCCTTGGCCCTCGGTGGGCTCGGGCTCTGGATCTTTCTCGACGCGCGGCAGGTGGCCCGCCGACTGAAGGGTTTCGAGGGCGAGGGGCGGGGCGCGAAGCGATGA
- a CDS encoding DsbE family thiol:disulfide interchange protein gives MSEATPTSPEASPAPTPAPSAPRRRRPLLVALPLLVFGGLAGLFLTQLLSGHDPAQIPSALIGQAAPATALPPLAGLRSPDGQPVPGLGGERDGVPRLVNVFASWCAPCREEHPMLLALARDPAVQASGLRIEGLNYKDKPDQALGFLSALGNPYARVGTDERGTAAIDWGVYGVPETFLVGADGRILWKQTGPLSERAIREGLLPALAGAR, from the coding sequence ATGAGCGAGGCCACCCCCACGAGCCCCGAGGCGTCGCCCGCGCCAACCCCGGCCCCTTCCGCGCCGCGCCGCCGCCGGCCGCTTCTGGTGGCGCTGCCGCTTCTCGTCTTCGGCGGTCTGGCGGGCCTGTTCCTGACGCAGCTTCTGTCCGGCCACGACCCCGCGCAGATCCCCTCCGCGCTGATCGGTCAGGCCGCGCCCGCCACGGCCCTGCCGCCGCTGGCCGGCCTCCGCTCGCCGGACGGCCAGCCCGTGCCGGGCCTCGGCGGAGAGCGGGACGGCGTGCCGCGCCTCGTCAACGTCTTCGCCTCCTGGTGCGCGCCCTGCCGCGAGGAGCATCCGATGCTGCTGGCGCTGGCGCGCGACCCCGCAGTCCAGGCCTCCGGCCTGCGCATCGAGGGCCTGAACTACAAGGACAAGCCGGACCAGGCGCTCGGATTCCTTTCTGCCCTCGGCAACCCCTATGCCCGCGTCGGCACCGACGAGCGCGGCACGGCGGCGATCGACTGGGGCGTCTACGGCGTGCCGGAGACCTTTCTCGTCGGCGCGGACGGGCGCATTCTCTGGAAGCAGACCGGGCCGCTGAGCGAACGCGCCATTCGGGAAGGTCTGCTGCCGGCGCTGGCCGGCGCGCGCTGA
- the bla gene encoding class A beta-lactamase: MSPLLTRRRFGALAGAGLASGFLPAFAGPARAEDALNALLADIEKRFSARLGAFVHDTGSGRRWARRADERFPLCSTFKVVAAGGLLAQVDRGEADLSRRVVIAKSDLVTYSPVTEKQVGGEGMTLAEICAAAITRSDNTAGNVLIDQLGGPEGVTRFARSLGDETFRLDRRETDLNEATPGDPRDTTSPAAMTKTLHALLFEDHLKDVSRWRLAEWMVANQTGGAKLRAGLPKSWHIGDKTGGGDHGTMNDIAVLWPPEGAPIVASLYLTETEASFDERNAAFAEIGNALARIVRR, encoded by the coding sequence ATGTCGCCCCTTCTCACCCGCCGCCGATTCGGTGCCCTTGCCGGCGCCGGTCTCGCCTCCGGTTTCCTCCCGGCCTTCGCCGGTCCGGCGAGGGCCGAGGACGCGTTGAACGCGCTTCTGGCCGATATCGAAAAGCGCTTCTCGGCCCGGCTCGGCGCCTTCGTTCACGACACCGGCTCGGGTCGGCGCTGGGCGCGGCGGGCGGACGAGCGCTTTCCCCTGTGCTCGACCTTCAAGGTCGTCGCGGCGGGGGGCCTGCTGGCACAGGTGGACCGGGGCGAGGCGGACCTGTCGCGCCGCGTGGTGATCGCGAAGTCCGACCTTGTCACCTATTCGCCCGTGACCGAGAAGCAGGTCGGCGGCGAGGGCATGACGCTGGCCGAGATCTGCGCGGCCGCGATCACCCGAAGCGACAACACGGCCGGCAACGTCCTGATCGACCAGCTCGGCGGGCCGGAGGGCGTCACGCGCTTCGCCCGCTCGCTCGGCGACGAGACCTTCCGGCTCGACCGGCGCGAGACCGACCTCAACGAGGCGACGCCCGGCGACCCCCGCGACACGACCAGCCCCGCCGCGATGACGAAGACGCTGCACGCGCTCCTGTTCGAGGACCATCTCAAGGACGTCTCGCGCTGGCGACTCGCCGAGTGGATGGTGGCCAACCAGACGGGCGGCGCCAAGCTTCGCGCCGGTCTGCCCAAGAGTTGGCACATCGGCGACAAGACCGGCGGCGGCGACCACGGCACGATGAACGACATCGCCGTGCTCTGGCCCCCCGAGGGCGCGCCGATCGTGGCGAGCCTTTATCTCACGGAAACCGAGGCTTCCTTCGACGAGCGCAACGCCGCCTTCGCCGAGATCGGCAACGCGCTGGCCAGGATCGTGCGGAGATAG